In Pseudomonadota bacterium, one genomic interval encodes:
- a CDS encoding anion permease, with amino-acid sequence MITFTLITVVLLGLAFDYVNGFHDSANSIATVVTTRALSPRNAVIMAAILNFIGAFMFEGVAKTVSKGIVEAHLVDNQAIILTALVGAITWNLLTWWWGLPSSSSHALVGGLVGSALVFRGFNAVMWYDGVWKKVLLPGLVSPCLGLFGGFLVMAAIMWIFRRARPHEMTVGFRYGQLFSASALSLAHGTNDAQKVMGIITLALVAGHVQHDFAIPMWVKFACALMMALGTAAGGWRIIKTMGSNLAKLTPVNGFAAQATASGILFSTAWLGMPVSTTHVISASIMGVGATRRLSAVRWTVAGRILSAWFVTLPAAASVSALMVLLLKPFIPELQ; translated from the coding sequence ATGATCACATTCACACTCATCACCGTCGTCCTTCTGGGACTGGCCTTTGACTACGTAAACGGATTCCACGACTCGGCGAACTCCATCGCCACCGTGGTGACCACCCGCGCCCTTTCCCCGAGAAACGCGGTGATCATGGCGGCCATCCTGAACTTCATCGGGGCCTTCATGTTCGAAGGTGTTGCCAAGACCGTGAGCAAGGGCATCGTCGAAGCCCACCTGGTTGACAACCAGGCCATCATCCTCACGGCCCTGGTGGGCGCCATCACGTGGAACCTGCTCACCTGGTGGTGGGGGCTGCCGTCCTCGTCTTCCCACGCCCTCGTGGGGGGGCTTGTGGGGTCCGCCCTGGTCTTTCGCGGATTCAACGCGGTCATGTGGTACGATGGCGTGTGGAAGAAGGTGCTGCTGCCGGGACTCGTGAGCCCCTGCCTCGGCCTCTTCGGCGGGTTCCTCGTCATGGCCGCCATCATGTGGATCTTTCGGCGGGCTCGTCCGCACGAAATGACCGTGGGGTTCAGATACGGTCAGCTCTTCTCGGCGTCGGCCCTCTCCCTGGCCCACGGCACAAACGACGCCCAGAAGGTGATGGGCATCATCACCCTCGCCCTCGTCGCCGGACACGTGCAACACGACTTCGCCATTCCCATGTGGGTCAAGTTCGCCTGCGCCCTCATGATGGCGCTGGGAACGGCTGCGGGCGGGTGGCGAATCATCAAGACCATGGGGAGCAACCTCGCCAAGCTCACACCGGTCAACGGCTTCGCGGCGCAGGCGACCGCGTCTGGCATCCTCTTCTCCACCGCCTGGCTGGGCATGCCCGTCTCCACGACCCACGTCATCTCCGCCTCCATCATGGGCGTGGGCGCCACGCGTCGCCTCAGCGCGGTTCGCTGGACGGTGGCCGGACGCATCCTGAGCGCCTGGTTCGTGACCCTGCCCGCCGCCGCCAGCGTCTCCGCTCTGATGGTGCTTCTGCTCAAGCCCTTCATCCCCGAGCTCCAATGA
- a CDS encoding DUF47 family protein encodes MKFSLLPKEEKFFDLLKTLMQNTVDATDTLQGLCKSWSPTSPAFDRLESLDASTDDLRHEIVRQINTTFVTPIDREDIHAVAAHIASAFGRVHALTLRLQVYAPDTLPEACSVLIDLLTQASQCAAEMIRVLPSFKDCSAPRKEMANIEKKSDQVYREALGGLFIPGADPLYVIKWKDIYESLEDAVDECDDLCDLVESIIIKHG; translated from the coding sequence ATGAAATTCAGCCTGTTGCCCAAGGAAGAGAAGTTCTTCGACCTCCTGAAGACGCTCATGCAGAACACGGTCGACGCCACCGACACGTTGCAGGGACTGTGCAAGAGCTGGTCGCCCACCTCGCCCGCCTTCGATCGTCTCGAGTCACTCGACGCCAGCACCGATGACCTGCGTCACGAGATCGTGCGCCAGATCAACACCACGTTCGTGACCCCCATCGACCGTGAAGACATCCACGCCGTCGCAGCCCACATCGCCAGCGCCTTCGGACGGGTTCACGCCTTGACGCTTCGCCTGCAGGTCTACGCCCCCGACACCCTGCCCGAGGCCTGCTCGGTGCTCATCGACCTGCTGACCCAAGCCTCGCAGTGCGCCGCCGAGATGATTCGCGTGCTCCCCTCGTTCAAGGACTGCTCGGCGCCGCGCAAGGAGATGGCCAATATCGAGAAGAAGTCAGATCAGGTCTATCGCGAGGCGCTCGGTGGCCTGTTCATCCCAGGCGCCGACCCGCTCTACGTGATCAAGTGGAAAGACATCTACGAGAGCCTCGAAGACGCCGTCGACGAGTGCGACGATCTCTGCGACCTCGTCGAGTCGATCATCATCAAGCACGGCTAG